DNA from bacterium:
AATGCGTCCGGACAGGCGCGCTGCCACTCACTGATGAAGAGATGATGGAGTCGGTTGGGGGCGACTATGTATGCAACAGGGCCGAGCGCCTTTACCTCGCGGACCAGATCAGGGGTCGCTGCAATCGGCGAGTGCAGCAACAGCTTGGGCCCCGGAAGGCGCACGACCGTCATCCGCGCCCCGACCTCGAGCCCGATAAAGCGGAGGTGAGAGTCAGCAATCCAAAGATCAGCGTGAAGCTGTTGCATTGCTAGGTGCCTTCTATTGGTTCGACGTTTTGCTGCAACCGCAAGTGCCGACTTTCAACTTCATGTCACAGAATCCCGGATTCGCTCGACTTCCTGATCGACGAGTCGGTCGAACGGCAGGTCCGTCCGAATGGGACGGCCCTCCCACCAAGCCCGCCCTCCCGCTGTGTTCATGAACCATCGCAAGGTCTTCGAGCGTCATTGCGACGCGCCGCTGTCGAACGGATCGGGGTTCAGCCGAGGCTCCTCGGTGGACTGGGCGTCAGTGGTAGTGACTTCATCGACGAGTTGCTGGAAGCTCTCTCGAAACAAGGACCGATTGCTACTCCACCATCCCATCAAACCTGGCCCCTGGAACATTCCGCGGAGGCGGGCCACTCGGCTGTCCCAAAGATCCGAATCGACGTTCCCTCGCTGATAGTGGTGATGGAGCCCCTCGTAGTTGTTCAGAATCCCGAGCAGCATGAAGTGAAACCGCATGCGATCCTTCGGATTGAGCGAATCGAAATCCAGGCTGCCGGAAAGCAGAACCTCCGCAACCTCCGCTTCTACCCCGATCTGCACGAGGTAATCCGAAGACGCTCGGGTACTCGCTTCGTAGACCGAGTCTCTG
Protein-coding regions in this window:
- a CDS encoding DUF4336 domain-containing protein, with protein sequence MQQLHADLWIADSHLRFIGLEVGARMTVVRLPGPKLLLHSPIAATPDLVREVKALGPVAYIVAPNRLHHLFISEWQRACPDA